Proteins encoded together in one Desulfovibrio sp. window:
- a CDS encoding cytochrome d ubiquinol oxidase subunit II, protein MDHGMLAEIWLWILAMVLAATVILDGFDLGVGILCLIEKDESKRQSMVASIEGVWHANQTWLVVAGGVLFGAFPRAYGMLLSSLYIPSGILLLGLMARGVGLEYYEQSESKRAWSTLFGLGSLVVALAQGAMLGAVMQGLPMAGHQQFLTPFAWVTPGAFLGAMAMVCVVATLGAGWLAATVQDFGLRKAAILFSLAGLLFQAGLAICVPATGIVALAFGAVSAAYLAWAVTAMASGAVFFLPACLHVLFGLVAWLIALRPGFVEPGLTPLNASAAFGSLKIMLWGFGLTLPVIIGYTIYQYRVFMGQGAYSPGHDH, encoded by the coding sequence ATGGACCACGGCATGCTCGCTGAAATCTGGCTCTGGATCCTGGCCATGGTTCTGGCCGCCACCGTCATCCTGGACGGTTTCGACCTGGGTGTGGGCATCTTGTGCCTGATCGAGAAGGATGAATCCAAGCGCCAGTCCATGGTGGCCAGTATCGAGGGCGTCTGGCACGCCAACCAGACATGGCTGGTTGTGGCCGGAGGCGTGCTGTTCGGGGCGTTCCCCAGGGCTTACGGCATGCTCCTGTCGAGCCTCTACATTCCTAGCGGGATTTTGCTCCTTGGGCTCATGGCTCGCGGAGTGGGGTTGGAATACTATGAACAGTCCGAATCAAAACGCGCCTGGTCCACCCTGTTCGGACTGGGCAGCTTGGTGGTAGCGCTGGCCCAGGGAGCCATGCTTGGCGCGGTGATGCAGGGGCTGCCCATGGCAGGGCATCAGCAGTTTCTGACCCCGTTCGCCTGGGTCACCCCCGGGGCGTTCCTGGGAGCCATGGCAATGGTCTGCGTGGTCGCCACGTTGGGAGCCGGCTGGTTAGCGGCCACCGTACAGGACTTCGGACTTCGCAAGGCGGCCATCCTATTTTCCTTGGCTGGCCTTCTCTTCCAGGCAGGACTCGCCATCTGCGTTCCGGCCACCGGGATCGTGGCCCTGGCTTTTGGAGCCGTGTCAGCAGCATACCTGGCCTGGGCCGTGACAGCCATGGCCTCCGGAGCCGTTTTTTTCCTGCCGGCCTGCCTGCATGTACTGTTCGGGCTGGTGGCGTGGCTCATCGCCCTGCGCCCGGGCTTTGTGGAACCCGGCCTGACTCCTCTCAACGCATCCGCGGCCTTCGGTTCGCTTAAGATCATGCTCTGGGGCTTCGGCCTCACCCTGCCGGTAATCATTGGCTACACAATTTATCAGTATCGGGTGTTCATGGGCCAAGGCGCCTACTCGCCCGGGCACGACCACTGA
- a CDS encoding cytochrome b5, which produces MPDELITFTLDELAAFDGKDGQPVYVAYKGKVYDVSGSKLWKAGRHMNRHNAGLDLSVDLCQAPHGEDRLERYPQVGVVAETCTVERRADGHDQELPWLLRKSPFFRRHPHPMTVHFPIAFATGAVLCLFLYLISGHPLFESAVHAMNIVGVLFTPVAILTGLATWKYNYGASSIMPVRIKLILSPILLGQFMACVVWWGMCPGVLAGGGTSGALFSLLVLSMMPVMGVIGWFGAGLTFPMHE; this is translated from the coding sequence ATGCCAGATGAACTCATAACCTTCACTTTGGATGAACTGGCCGCGTTTGACGGCAAGGATGGACAACCGGTCTACGTGGCCTACAAAGGCAAGGTCTACGACGTTTCGGGCAGCAAGCTCTGGAAGGCCGGGCGCCATATGAACCGCCACAACGCCGGCCTGGATCTTTCCGTGGATCTCTGCCAGGCTCCACATGGTGAAGACAGGCTTGAACGCTACCCCCAGGTGGGCGTGGTGGCCGAGACCTGCACCGTGGAAAGAAGGGCAGACGGACACGACCAGGAGCTTCCCTGGCTCTTGCGAAAGAGTCCGTTTTTCCGCCGCCATCCGCATCCCATGACGGTGCATTTTCCCATAGCCTTCGCCACCGGAGCGGTGCTGTGCCTTTTTCTCTACCTGATTTCTGGCCATCCCCTGTTCGAATCGGCCGTGCACGCCATGAACATTGTCGGGGTTTTGTTCACGCCGGTGGCTATTCTCACCGGGCTAGCCACCTGGAAGTACAATTACGGGGCGAGTTCCATCATGCCTGTGCGCATCAAGCTGATCCTCTCTCCGATTCTTCTTGGTCAGTTCATGGCATGTGTGGTGTGGTGGGGGATGTGCCCGGGAGTGCTTGCGGGTGGCGGAACGAGCGGAGCCCTGTTCTCTCTTCTGGTGCTTTCCATGATGCCCGTTATGGGAGTTATCGGCTGGTTCGGGGCGGGGCTCACGTTTCCCATGCACGAGTAG
- a CDS encoding HlyC/CorC family transporter — protein sequence MLAFILQSLTVFALILLNGFFAAAEMAVLTSRKPRLSQMAAKGHPGARTALQLAEKPEGFLAALQIGITLLTILSGAYGEASLASYVQSALERIPLLAAYAKPVGFGLVVAGITLVSLIAGELVPKRLAIARPEAIAVRVSRPMALLLRLSAPIVWLLSVSTRLVMRLLRVSEQSGSHVSEEEIKLLVRQAATAGVLEEAERDMMERVMTLGDRPVGTLMTHRSKIVCLDLEHPDSIPEIIRAMPFNRFPVVRGGLENLIGVAEAKDLLAVNVCLNALDVLPVLLQPPHVLETTTTFKLMEQLKLSGQTLAVVVDEFGAVQGLVTFTDILRAIVGDLVLPDDTHEPRIAERKDGSLLIDGMTPVSEVFERLDQEAPEGDFQTLAGFVLHRLGRIPAVAEGFDHGCCHFEVVDMDGRRVDRVLVRKLSSAPEKA from the coding sequence ATGCTCGCATTCATCCTGCAATCCTTGACTGTGTTCGCACTCATCCTGCTCAACGGTTTTTTTGCCGCCGCGGAGATGGCTGTGCTCACCTCACGCAAGCCTCGCCTGTCCCAGATGGCTGCCAAGGGGCATCCTGGAGCGCGCACGGCCCTCCAACTGGCCGAGAAACCCGAAGGATTCTTGGCGGCCCTCCAGATCGGCATCACCCTTCTCACCATCCTCTCCGGCGCCTATGGAGAAGCGTCGCTGGCCAGCTATGTCCAATCCGCGCTGGAGCGAATCCCACTATTGGCCGCCTATGCCAAGCCTGTGGGCTTTGGCTTGGTGGTGGCAGGCATCACCTTGGTTTCGCTCATCGCAGGAGAACTGGTCCCCAAGCGCCTGGCCATCGCCCGGCCCGAGGCCATCGCAGTGAGAGTGTCCCGGCCCATGGCTCTTCTGCTAAGGCTTTCCGCTCCGATCGTGTGGCTGCTCTCGGTATCCACCAGGCTGGTGATGCGGCTCCTGCGGGTGTCGGAGCAATCCGGCTCTCATGTAAGCGAGGAGGAAATAAAACTTCTGGTTCGCCAGGCCGCAACGGCCGGGGTGCTGGAAGAGGCAGAGCGGGATATGATGGAACGGGTGATGACCCTGGGCGACCGTCCCGTGGGCACGCTTATGACCCACCGTTCCAAAATCGTGTGCCTGGATCTGGAGCACCCGGACAGCATTCCGGAGATCATCCGGGCCATGCCCTTCAACCGTTTTCCTGTGGTGCGCGGCGGACTGGAGAACCTGATCGGCGTGGCCGAGGCCAAGGATCTCCTGGCGGTCAACGTCTGTTTGAATGCCCTGGATGTCCTCCCCGTTCTTCTCCAGCCGCCCCATGTGCTGGAGACCACCACCACCTTCAAATTGATGGAACAGCTCAAGCTCTCGGGCCAGACCCTTGCCGTGGTGGTGGACGAATTCGGTGCGGTGCAAGGCTTGGTGACCTTCACCGACATACTGCGGGCCATCGTGGGGGATCTGGTTCTGCCCGACGACACCCATGAGCCGCGCATAGCGGAACGCAAGGACGGCTCGCTGCTCATCGACGGCATGACCCCTGTATCCGAGGTGTTCGAACGTTTGGACCAGGAGGCCCCGGAAGGAGACTTTCAGACCCTGGCCGGGTTTGTTCTGCACCGGCTGGGGCGCATTCCCGCCGTGGCGGAGGGATTCGATCACGGATGCTGCCATTTCGAGGTGGTGGACATGGACGGCCGGCGTGTGGACCGGGTGCTTGTTCGAAAACTCTCAAGCGCCCCGGAAAAGGCTTGA
- the rimO gene encoding 30S ribosomal protein S12 methylthiotransferase RimO yields MTARSTDIPIFTISLGCPKNLVDSEYLLGGLPGRARPVDRPEDAAVVLINTCGFIRPAVEESLSEILGAAEAVRELTPKPLLVVAGCLVSRYGDDLKADLPEVDLWLTTHELPDWPAKIALALDRKSSPGPRRLFSSPPSYAYLKISEGCRHACRFCTIPSIRGRLSSRPIADLVHEASSILDTGRKEVILVAQDLTAYGQDLAPATDLRSLLEKLLPLSGLERLRLLYLYPAGLTAGLLDFLKDAGPPFVPYFDIPLQHAHPDVLKSMGRPFAKDPRRVIDLVRSRFPEAAMRTSIIVGYPGETRAHFNYLLDFVRQVRFQHLGVFAYQAEDSTPAARMPGQVGMKTRQARRETIMAAQAEISEEWLSGFEGSELNVLVDAPHPEWPGLHVGRTWFQSPEIDGVTYISGPGVKPGALVKATIEEAKTYDLVALAG; encoded by the coding sequence ATGACGGCAAGAAGCACGGACATCCCCATTTTCACCATCTCGCTCGGCTGCCCCAAAAACCTGGTGGACTCCGAGTACCTGCTGGGCGGCCTGCCCGGGCGGGCGCGTCCTGTTGACCGGCCCGAGGACGCGGCCGTGGTGCTCATCAATACCTGCGGTTTCATCCGCCCGGCCGTGGAGGAATCCCTCTCGGAAATCCTTGGCGCGGCTGAAGCGGTTCGCGAGCTCACCCCCAAGCCGCTCCTGGTGGTTGCCGGGTGTCTGGTAAGCCGCTACGGCGACGACCTGAAAGCCGACCTGCCCGAGGTGGATCTGTGGCTTACCACCCACGAACTGCCGGACTGGCCCGCCAAAATCGCCCTGGCCCTGGACAGAAAGTCGTCCCCAGGGCCCAGAAGGCTGTTCTCCAGCCCGCCGAGCTACGCCTACTTGAAAATCAGCGAAGGCTGCCGCCACGCCTGCCGCTTCTGCACCATCCCCTCCATACGTGGCAGACTGAGCAGCCGTCCAATCGCTGATCTGGTGCATGAGGCCTCGTCGATTTTGGATACCGGGCGCAAGGAGGTCATCCTGGTTGCCCAGGACCTTACGGCCTATGGCCAGGACCTGGCTCCGGCCACAGACCTCCGCTCGCTCCTGGAAAAGCTGCTCCCACTGTCTGGGCTTGAGCGACTGCGCCTGCTCTACCTCTATCCGGCCGGGCTCACTGCCGGACTTCTTGATTTCTTGAAGGACGCTGGGCCGCCCTTTGTCCCGTATTTCGACATTCCCCTTCAGCACGCCCACCCGGACGTGTTAAAATCCATGGGCCGGCCATTCGCCAAGGATCCGCGTCGGGTGATCGACCTGGTGCGCTCGCGCTTTCCCGAAGCGGCCATGCGCACCAGCATCATCGTTGGCTACCCGGGAGAGACCAGGGCCCATTTCAACTATCTTCTGGATTTCGTGCGCCAGGTCCGGTTCCAGCACCTGGGTGTTTTCGCCTACCAGGCAGAGGACTCAACCCCTGCGGCCAGGATGCCCGGGCAGGTGGGCATGAAGACCCGTCAGGCAAGACGAGAGACCATCATGGCCGCCCAGGCTGAAATATCCGAAGAATGGCTGTCCGGCTTCGAGGGAAGTGAGCTGAACGTGCTGGTGGACGCGCCGCATCCGGAATGGCCCGGGCTGCACGTGGGGCGCACGTGGTTCCAGTCGCCCGAGATCGATGGAGTGACCTACATCTCCGGCCCTGGCGTCAAGCCCGGAGCCTTGGTGAAAGCCACCATCGAAGAGGCCAAGACCTACGACCTGGTGGCTCTGGCCGGATGA
- the ubiE gene encoding bifunctional demethylmenaquinone methyltransferase/2-methoxy-6-polyprenyl-1,4-benzoquinol methylase UbiE, protein MRDFEVKRMFDTIAEGYDMQNSMLSLRIDVLWRKKLARLIAADRPVTVVDVAVGTAEVAMEIARQRPKARLVGVDFTPAMLLVGKRKLAKRGLSERIRMLAGDARRLPLPDACADYVTISFGIRNVEERDQALAEFYRVLKPGGTLFVMEFSLPDNPALRFLYRLYFDHILPPFGNWLSRTDYAYSYLMESVYAFPDPEKFSGEIKQAGFEQGAQVPLSGGIARIHSGIKPAHS, encoded by the coding sequence ATGCGCGACTTCGAAGTGAAGCGGATGTTCGACACCATCGCCGAGGGCTACGACATGCAAAACAGCATGTTGTCGCTTCGCATCGACGTGCTCTGGCGCAAAAAGCTCGCCCGCCTCATAGCGGCGGACCGCCCGGTGACTGTGGTGGACGTAGCCGTGGGCACGGCAGAGGTGGCCATGGAGATCGCCCGGCAGCGCCCAAAAGCGCGCCTGGTCGGCGTGGACTTCACCCCGGCCATGCTTCTCGTAGGCAAACGAAAGCTCGCCAAACGCGGCCTGTCCGAGCGCATCCGCATGCTAGCCGGAGACGCCAGGCGCTTGCCCCTGCCTGACGCCTGCGCCGACTACGTAACCATCTCGTTCGGCATCCGAAACGTCGAGGAACGCGACCAGGCCCTGGCCGAGTTTTATCGCGTCCTGAAACCGGGCGGCACGCTCTTCGTGATGGAATTCTCCCTGCCGGACAATCCCGCGCTGCGTTTCCTCTACCGTCTCTATTTCGACCACATTCTGCCGCCCTTCGGGAACTGGCTTTCCCGCACCGACTACGCCTATTCCTACCTTATGGAATCGGTGTATGCGTTCCCAGACCCCGAAAAGTTCAGCGGGGAAATCAAACAGGCTGGTTTCGAACAGGGAGCACAGGTGCCGTTAAGCGGCGGCATCGCCAGGATCCATTCTGGAATAAAACCCGCTCATTCGTGA
- a CDS encoding class I SAM-dependent methyltransferase — protein MLVNWPERFFCNSVVRRLIQRRQAGQLRSMRPMAPGGDILEIGCGNGAGARIILEYFSPKSLHALDPDPAMLRLARKRLAGTPAVVVEGDAQSLPFESSRFDAVFNFGIIHHLEDWRKGIAEVARVLKPGGAFYTEEIFAGLYANAFWRHIVAHPEHDRFQGPEFRAALENNGLKLLPGYHESRLTMLGVAVKREDA, from the coding sequence ATGTTAGTCAACTGGCCGGAACGCTTCTTCTGCAATTCCGTGGTCCGGCGCCTCATCCAGCGCCGCCAGGCGGGACAGCTGCGTTCCATGCGGCCCATGGCCCCGGGAGGAGATATCCTGGAAATCGGTTGCGGCAATGGAGCCGGGGCGCGCATCATTCTGGAATACTTTTCGCCTAAGTCGCTTCACGCTCTGGACCCCGACCCTGCCATGCTGCGCCTGGCGCGCAAACGTCTGGCCGGAACCCCGGCCGTGGTGGTGGAAGGCGACGCCCAAAGTCTCCCCTTCGAGTCCTCCCGGTTCGATGCCGTGTTCAACTTCGGCATCATCCACCACCTGGAGGACTGGCGAAAAGGTATCGCGGAGGTGGCGCGCGTCCTCAAGCCCGGTGGAGCCTTTTACACCGAGGAGATCTTCGCGGGCCTCTACGCCAACGCCTTCTGGCGCCACATCGTGGCCCACCCCGAACACGACCGGTTCCAGGGCCCGGAATTCAGGGCGGCACTTGAGAACAACGGCCTGAAGCTTCTGCCGGGATACCACGAGTCGCGCCTGACCATGCTCGGCGTGGCCGTAAAAAGGGAGGACGCATGA
- the sppA gene encoding signal peptide peptidase SppA, translated as MLNNTTNEPKKGFRQRHPVLFTFSVLIAAMVLTMGAIALLSSAYLDDEEFAFSLPDSEQIGIAYLDGTIESSSRLVTYLRKLREDQDVKGVLLRVNSGGGGFGPSQEIFRAVKKLAEKKPVVASFGSVAASGGYYAACPAKVIFALPGTITGSIGVRSMFPNVRGASEKLGFTFFSFTTGKLKDAGSPFRDMTEEDRAYLQEMITDLRDIFVADVAQARNLNPTDINALQGKAMTAANALTIGLVDKMGGQEEAMEELKKLAGITKKRPKLIRGPKKDQSRLEEFFGRLGASFVHGMTASEPGLELRAE; from the coding sequence ATGCTCAATAACACTACCAACGAACCAAAGAAGGGGTTCAGGCAGCGCCACCCGGTGCTGTTCACCTTCAGTGTTCTTATAGCGGCCATGGTCCTCACAATGGGGGCCATAGCCCTTCTCTCTTCAGCTTATCTGGACGACGAGGAATTCGCCTTCAGCCTCCCCGACTCCGAGCAGATCGGCATAGCCTACCTGGATGGAACCATTGAGTCCTCCAGCCGCCTGGTCACCTATCTGCGCAAGCTGCGCGAGGACCAGGACGTCAAGGGAGTTCTCCTTCGCGTGAACTCCGGAGGTGGTGGATTCGGGCCTTCCCAGGAAATTTTCCGCGCAGTGAAAAAACTGGCCGAGAAAAAGCCAGTGGTGGCCTCCTTCGGTTCCGTGGCTGCCAGCGGGGGGTATTACGCCGCCTGCCCGGCCAAGGTCATTTTCGCCCTGCCCGGCACCATCACCGGCTCCATCGGGGTTCGCAGCATGTTTCCCAACGTGCGCGGGGCTTCCGAAAAGCTCGGCTTCACCTTCTTCAGCTTCACCACCGGCAAGTTAAAAGACGCCGGTTCCCCCTTCAGGGATATGACCGAAGAGGACAGGGCGTACCTTCAGGAAATGATCACCGACCTGCGCGACATCTTCGTGGCCGATGTTGCCCAGGCCAGGAACTTGAACCCCACGGACATAAACGCACTGCAAGGCAAAGCCATGACCGCTGCCAACGCCCTGACCATCGGCCTGGTGGATAAAATGGGCGGCCAGGAAGAGGCCATGGAAGAGCTCAAAAAGCTTGCCGGAATCACCAAGAAGCGCCCCAAGCTGATCCGCGGTCCCAAGAAGGACCAGTCCCGCCTGGAGGAGTTCTTCGGCCGGCTTGGCGCCTCCTTCGTGCATGGCATGACCGCTTCCGAACCCGGCCTCGAACTGCGGGCCGAATGA
- a CDS encoding UbiA family prenyltransferase: MPLTAALPAGALSRMKLFLALSRTPHGVLDMAMPVAAALLWLGNAPSLGVMFLGLLTVFAGYTAVYAVNDLADYKTDRANYLDGPSDNTGYLDAVYARHPMAMGLLTPRQGIVWACCWAVASLLGAYILNPVCALLLLAGCALEVIYCLLLKVSHLRALVNGVVKSLGGVAAVLAVDPNAPFWFPALLFAMTFCWEIGGQNIPADWFDLELDRKQGAKTMCVVLGLERAARVSVWTLSASTALAGLLLALSPAKLPTVLVLAATALTAWIMPWPASRLLTEPSRQNASRLFTRASYFPVVMLVTVVAWLVFR, translated from the coding sequence ATGCCTTTGACCGCGGCCCTTCCCGCAGGGGCTTTGAGCCGAATGAAGCTTTTTCTGGCCTTGTCCCGCACTCCCCATGGTGTCCTGGACATGGCCATGCCCGTGGCCGCAGCCCTTCTCTGGTTGGGGAATGCTCCCTCGCTGGGAGTGATGTTCCTTGGCCTGCTCACGGTTTTCGCGGGTTACACCGCAGTGTATGCGGTCAACGACCTGGCCGACTACAAGACCGACCGCGCCAACTACCTGGACGGCCCAAGCGACAATACCGGCTACCTGGACGCTGTGTATGCCCGCCACCCCATGGCCATGGGCCTTCTGACCCCGCGCCAAGGCATTGTCTGGGCCTGCTGCTGGGCAGTGGCCTCGCTTCTGGGAGCGTACATTCTCAATCCTGTGTGCGCCCTTCTTCTGTTGGCCGGTTGCGCCCTGGAGGTGATCTACTGCCTGCTGCTCAAGGTCAGCCACTTGCGGGCCCTGGTCAACGGAGTGGTGAAATCGCTCGGGGGAGTGGCGGCCGTGCTCGCGGTGGATCCGAACGCGCCGTTCTGGTTTCCGGCGCTTCTGTTTGCCATGACCTTCTGCTGGGAGATTGGTGGCCAGAACATACCGGCCGACTGGTTCGACCTGGAGCTGGACCGCAAGCAGGGGGCCAAGACCATGTGCGTGGTGCTGGGGCTTGAACGCGCTGCGCGAGTGAGCGTGTGGACGCTAAGCGCCTCCACCGCGCTGGCGGGGCTGCTGCTGGCGCTCTCGCCAGCCAAGCTGCCCACCGTTCTGGTGCTGGCCGCCACGGCGCTTACCGCCTGGATAATGCCCTGGCCAGCAAGCAGGCTTCTCACCGAGCCGTCCAGGCAGAACGCCTCGCGGCTGTTCACCAGGGCCAGCTATTTTCCGGTGGTGATGCTGGTGACGGTGGTTGCCTGGTTGGTTTTTCGCTGA
- a CDS encoding cytochrome ubiquinol oxidase subunit I encodes MQVLSDPVFLSRLQFAATTMFHIIWPLTTIGLSVFLVALEALWLKTGDPDYYLHFRFWARIFAVGFAIGVVSGIPLEFQFGTNWAPFSVAAGNFFGQVLSFEGAMAFMLESAFLSIMLFGWKRVGPKAHFVSTILVCFAASLSAFWIMAANSWMQTPAGGHFAGGIFHLDDFWGAVFNPDTVISFTHMWLACLETSLFLVGGISAFYIWRQTQTAFFLRSFKLALVMAVVVAPLQALIGDTSGVHIGKLQPAKVAAIESHWETNKPGTGAPWNMLAWPDTENERNSFEIPIPYVLSLLITHTPTGKVPGLKDFPKDQRPPIVIPFYSFRVMVGIGFVMIAVMLGTLYAWKKGMLCPEQVSRHTLLMGIWMAMAPMGYLATEMGWVTREVGRQPWIIYGWLRTQEGASILPPAAVGSTLAMYFAVYTLLPLAAGWFYYKILAKGPDLTLAPPASHPGQGG; translated from the coding sequence ATCCAGGTTCTTTCCGACCCGGTCTTCCTTTCGCGCCTGCAGTTTGCCGCCACCACCATGTTCCACATCATCTGGCCGCTGACCACCATAGGGCTTTCGGTGTTTCTGGTGGCCCTCGAAGCCCTGTGGCTCAAAACGGGCGACCCGGACTATTACCTTCACTTCCGGTTCTGGGCCAGAATCTTCGCTGTGGGCTTTGCCATTGGCGTGGTCAGCGGCATACCCCTGGAATTCCAGTTCGGCACCAACTGGGCCCCCTTCTCCGTGGCCGCAGGCAACTTCTTCGGCCAAGTGCTCTCTTTCGAAGGAGCCATGGCCTTCATGCTGGAATCGGCCTTTCTATCCATCATGCTGTTCGGCTGGAAGCGCGTGGGCCCAAAGGCGCACTTCGTTTCCACCATCCTGGTGTGTTTTGCCGCCTCGCTTTCGGCCTTCTGGATCATGGCCGCGAACTCCTGGATGCAAACCCCGGCTGGTGGGCATTTCGCAGGCGGGATCTTCCATCTCGACGATTTTTGGGGCGCCGTCTTCAATCCGGACACCGTGATCTCCTTCACCCACATGTGGCTGGCCTGCCTGGAGACCAGCCTGTTTCTGGTCGGAGGCATAAGCGCCTTCTACATCTGGCGCCAAACCCAGACCGCCTTTTTCCTGCGCTCCTTCAAGCTGGCCCTGGTCATGGCCGTGGTTGTCGCTCCCCTGCAGGCGCTCATAGGCGACACCTCTGGCGTGCATATAGGCAAGCTCCAGCCAGCAAAGGTAGCGGCCATCGAATCCCATTGGGAGACCAACAAGCCCGGAACCGGGGCACCCTGGAACATGCTGGCCTGGCCGGACACTGAAAACGAAAGGAACTCCTTCGAAATTCCCATCCCCTACGTGCTTTCCCTGCTCATCACCCACACTCCCACCGGCAAGGTCCCCGGACTCAAGGACTTCCCCAAGGACCAGCGCCCGCCCATCGTCATTCCCTTTTACTCCTTCCGGGTAATGGTGGGCATCGGCTTCGTGATGATCGCGGTGATGCTTGGCACCCTCTACGCCTGGAAAAAGGGGATGCTCTGCCCCGAGCAGGTGTCCAGACACACGCTTCTCATGGGAATCTGGATGGCCATGGCCCCAATGGGGTACCTGGCCACGGAAATGGGCTGGGTGACACGCGAGGTGGGCCGCCAGCCCTGGATCATCTACGGGTGGCTGCGCACCCAGGAAGGGGCTTCGATTCTTCCCCCCGCTGCCGTGGGCTCAACCCTGGCCATGTATTTCGCGGTGTACACCCTGCTTCCCCTGGCCGCTGGCTGGTTCTACTACAAAATACTCGCCAAGGGACCCGACCTGACTCTCGCCCCGCCAGCCTCCCACCCAGGCCAAGGAGGATAG
- a CDS encoding 30S ribosomal protein S1: protein MVNNEQFESSTPTDMEVNFEDALENYLNEDFGDLEEGVITKGVVVRVGKEHILVDVNFKSEGQIPVSEFTDPEGNVTVNVGEEIDVYVVGKNESEGTIHLSRDRAKRMQLFDKLEDLQDKDDIITGRIQRRIKGGYTVDLGGVEAFLPGSHVDLRPVPDMDALVGKEFEFRVLKINRRRSNVIVSRRVLLEERRESLRSELLTTLDEGQTVVGRVKNITEYGVFVDLGGLDGLMHITDMSWKRVKHPKEMVGLGDELELKVLSFDKDKQKVSLGMKQLTPDPWQNIADKYPVDRRMSGKVTNLVDYGAFVELEAGVEGLVHISEMSWTRKLRHPSQMVHLGDEVEVVVLGVDPDKKRISLGMKQVKPNPWDLVADRYPEGAVLEGTVKNITEFGIFIGIEDGIDGLIHVSDISWTKKVRHPGEMFKVGDVVRAKVLTVDKQSEKFTLGIKQLSDDPWHDVPARYPVGALVKGIVTNITDFGLFVEVEEGIEGLVHVSEISRKKVKTPAELYKESDQIEARVIHVSADERRLGLSIKSLKEDEDKRKAKEYRTSGPEVGVGLGDLLRQKQEQEDAQ from the coding sequence ATGGTCAACAACGAACAATTTGAATCTTCTACCCCCACGGACATGGAGGTCAACTTCGAGGACGCGCTCGAGAACTACCTGAACGAAGATTTCGGGGATCTCGAGGAAGGCGTCATCACCAAAGGCGTGGTGGTGCGCGTCGGCAAGGAACACATCCTGGTGGATGTGAACTTCAAGTCCGAGGGCCAGATCCCTGTTTCGGAATTCACCGATCCCGAGGGCAATGTCACCGTCAACGTGGGCGAGGAAATCGACGTCTACGTGGTGGGCAAGAACGAGTCCGAGGGAACCATCCACCTTTCGCGCGATCGCGCCAAGCGGATGCAGCTCTTCGACAAGCTTGAAGACCTCCAAGACAAAGACGACATCATCACCGGCCGCATCCAGCGGCGCATCAAGGGCGGTTACACCGTGGACCTGGGCGGCGTCGAAGCCTTCCTGCCCGGCTCCCACGTGGACCTGCGCCCCGTGCCCGACATGGACGCCCTGGTGGGCAAGGAATTCGAATTCCGCGTATTGAAGATCAACCGCCGCCGCTCCAACGTCATCGTTTCGCGCCGCGTGCTGCTCGAAGAGCGCCGCGAGTCCCTGCGCAGCGAACTGCTCACCACGCTCGACGAAGGCCAGACTGTTGTCGGCCGCGTCAAGAACATCACCGAATACGGTGTTTTCGTGGACCTGGGGGGCCTGGACGGCCTTATGCATATAACCGACATGTCCTGGAAGCGCGTGAAGCACCCCAAGGAGATGGTCGGTCTTGGCGATGAGCTGGAACTGAAGGTTCTGTCCTTTGACAAGGACAAGCAGAAGGTTTCGCTCGGCATGAAGCAGCTCACTCCCGATCCCTGGCAGAACATCGCCGACAAGTACCCCGTGGACCGCCGCATGTCCGGAAAGGTCACCAACCTGGTGGACTACGGTGCGTTCGTGGAACTCGAGGCCGGCGTCGAAGGTCTGGTGCACATCTCCGAGATGAGCTGGACCCGCAAGCTTCGTCATCCGTCCCAGATGGTCCACCTTGGCGACGAGGTCGAAGTGGTGGTTCTGGGCGTGGATCCCGACAAGAAGCGTATCAGCCTCGGCATGAAGCAGGTGAAGCCCAACCCGTGGGACCTGGTAGCCGACCGCTATCCCGAAGGCGCGGTGCTCGAAGGCACTGTGAAGAACATCACCGAGTTCGGCATCTTCATCGGCATCGAGGACGGCATCGACGGCCTGATCCACGTTTCCGACATCTCCTGGACCAAGAAAGTCCGCCACCCCGGCGAGATGTTCAAGGTGGGCGATGTGGTGCGTGCCAAGGTGCTCACCGTTGACAAGCAGAGCGAGAAGTTCACCCTGGGCATCAAGCAGCTCTCCGACGATCCCTGGCACGACGTGCCCGCCCGCTACCCGGTGGGCGCCCTTGTGAAGGGCATCGTGACCAACATCACCGATTTCGGTCTGTTCGTGGAAGTGGAAGAAGGCATCGAAGGCCTGGTCCACGTCTCCGAGATCAGCCGCAAGAAGGTGAAGACACCGGCCGAGCTCTACAAGGAAAGCGACCAGATCGAAGCCCGCGTCATCCACGTGAGCGCCGACGAGCGTCGCCTGGGCCTGTCCATCAAGTCCCTCAAGGAGGACGAGGACAAGCGCAAGGCCAAAGAGTACCGTACTTCGGGCCCCGAAGTGGGCGTCGGCCTTGGCGACCTGCTGCGTCAGAAGCAAGAGCAAGAGGATGCTCAATAA